In a single window of the Littorina saxatilis isolate snail1 linkage group LG5, US_GU_Lsax_2.0, whole genome shotgun sequence genome:
- the LOC138966649 gene encoding zinc finger protein 501-like — protein MKCSRSNITTHNFEKDTAPTKTESVTVSSPHNEELTSSSTKEFALQDSQETVQQVCEGNPSHVHNAKYFKHNPRSKRHRKVNAGSKSEVQLLPVKKTEKKQKEIKISKVHQCPICNSSFTCAASQRIHLRLHTGEKPYVCSDCNAAFSDHSALRRHKRIHSGSKPFTCDECGESFARSFTLTVHLRRHSGEKPYQCQHCGMSFSQSANLKKHIRVHTGDKPYQCDMCPAAFAQGHALKSHLTVHQDDKPYMCQECGDIFSRPQYLQKHMKTHDHTRSYLCHYCPATFRTQESLRYHTESHVGDKTYPCEECTQVFHRRDHYKVHKFRVHRNVKYPCSLCQAVYNRSDHLKRHKSKAHP, from the exons ATGAAATGTTCAAGGAGCAACATCACCACCCATAACTTTGAAAAAGACACAGCTCCCACAAAAACTGAGAGTGTTACTGTTAGTTCTCCACATAATGAGGAATTAACTTCTAGTTCTACAAAGGAATTTGCTTTGCAAGACTCACAGGAAACAGTCCAGCAAGTGTGTGAAGGAAATCCATCTCACGTGCACAATGCCAAATATTTCAAGCATAATCCCAGAAGTAAGAGACACAGAAAAGTCAACGCAGGATCCAAGTCAGAAGTGCAGCTGTTACCTgtgaagaagacagagaagaaacagaaagagatcAAAATATCCAAGGTGCATCAATGTCCCATCTGCAACTCCAGTTTTACCTGTGCAGCCAGTCAGAGGATACATTTaag ACTACACACAGGCGAAAAGCCCTATGTGTGCAGCGACTGCAACGCAGCATTCTCCGACCACTCAGCCCTCCGGCGCCACAAGAGAATCCACAGTGGCAGCAAGCCCTTCACCTGTGATGAGTGTGGGGAGTCCTTCGCACGGTCCTTCACACTCACTGTGCACCTGCGCAGACACAG TGGTGAGAAACCATACCAGTGCCAGCATTGTGGGATGTCTTTCTCGCAGTCTGCCAATTTGAAGAAGCACATTCGAGTTCACACAGGTGACAAACCGTATCAGTGTGACATGTGCCCTGCTGCATTTGCACAAG GGCATGCTCTCAAGTCTCACCTGACCGTGCACCAGGACGACAAGCCCTACATGTGCCAGGAGTGCGGCGATATCTTCTCCAGACCCCAGTACCTCCAGAAGCACATGAAGACCCACGACCACACCAGGTCCTACCTCTGCCACTACTGTCCTGCAACCTTCCGCACCCAGGAGAGTCTCCGCTATCACACGGAGAGTCACGTCGGTGACAAGACTTACCCGTGTGAGGAGTGCACGCAGGTCTTTCACCGGAGGGACCACTACAAAGTGCACAAGTTTCGCGTGCACAGGAATGTCAAGTATCCGTGCAGCCTGTGCCAGGCTGTTTACAACCGCTCTGATCACTTGAAGAGGCATAAGAGTAAGGCTCACCCCTGA